AAATATATAACGTGGGTTTAAATTATCCTCTTTATTGATATATAAGTCTTGTAAAGGTAATTCTTTGTTGATAAAAGATTTCTGCTCGATACTAACTTCCTCTTTTGGTTTAATATCATAGCGAGTAATAGTATATTCTACAGCTCTTACATTCTCTGAATATTGCATCAAGGTCTTCAGTATCAGTTTGTGGTATTTATTACAAAGCCAATCTTTAACAAATTCATTTGGTACACCAATACAAGCGGTGCCATTTTCTTGACGAGTAATTGTCGTATTTTTAAACCATGTACTATAGTTTGCTCGCGAAACTGCTTGCTCTATATCGCCTAAACATTGTTCCCAAAGTTGTTTTGTATCTTGCATAAGGTTGAAGTTAACCTATTATAGTCCCTTGTGTGGAAATGCCAACAGGGGTCAATTGGGATGTCTTTGTTGATATCATGTTAATAAGTGTATTGTCGATTTTTAGCTAGATATTGTTTTTTATTCAAATTCGCCTATACTAGCACTATGCAAACCTATAAACCTAAAAAGCGTAAGCGAGCAAAGACTCACGGCTTTCTTGTCAGAAATGAGACAAAAAATGGCAAAAATGTCCTTCTTAGGCGTCGCCGAAAGGGACGAGTGAAGCTTACTGTGTCCAAACCACGTAAATAAGCCTTACATGTTAGCCAAACAAAAGCGTATTACCAAACAAAGCTTTCCTAGAAAAGCTGATTTTCGTCTGTCAGGCAATACGCTATCTGCTACTATTACCCATTTAAATCAAGGTAAAATAGGTTTTTCAGTCGTTATATCAAAAAAGGTTGCTAAACTTGCTGTTACTAGAAATAAAGCCAGACGTCGTATTTATGCAATTCTTGAGACATATAGTACAACCACTTCCCCAATGCTTATTGTCATATATGTTAAAAAAAGCATTGAAAAGCTTACAAATCAAGAATTAAAAGAAGAAATGAAGAGATTATTTCACCAAACACCAATACACACATAACGTTCCTGTGCATTTTATGGTAAAAAAAGTTGTACTCATTGCTATTCGTGTCTATCAGAAAGTATTTTCACTTGATACTGGCATATTGCCGTGGTTGGGTTTGATTAAAA
The Candidatus Nomurabacteria bacterium genome window above contains:
- the rpmH gene encoding 50S ribosomal protein L34; translated protein: MQTYKPKKRKRAKTHGFLVRNETKNGKNVLLRRRRKGRVKLTVSKPRK
- the rnpA gene encoding ribonuclease P protein component translates to MLAKQKRITKQSFPRKADFRLSGNTLSATITHLNQGKIGFSVVISKKVAKLAVTRNKARRRIYAILETYSTTTSPMLIVIYVKKSIEKLTNQELKEEMKRLFHQTPIHT